In one Planctomycetota bacterium genomic region, the following are encoded:
- a CDS encoding tetratricopeptide repeat protein — MIKRLCFSLVVILFAAVAAQVVFAEASKEEIEALTPFKYAMRSDRDINLAEFALIIGKSVYPETKVKEQLGKIDWMADEIKKILGKTNEPAKVIEAINRYLYKEQKMVSESMGKDELLERFMLPKVLDTMKGNCLGSSTLYWALAERFDLSMQAVVIPRHVFLQYADGNGISHFIEATSDGVNVPKEEYVKKTKSLIGEDIPKYSIGDEIKFRFISKQQFIGLILYNRGIYYLKRKQYDEGLSDFNWALILDPENHEAYKSRGAIYLEKKDASKALDDFQKALKLEPNCPSTYLNIGLSMAMLDRLDEAIRDFNEAIRLAPDYADAYHNRGAAYSKKELWDKALDNFKSALSFAPDNASVYYDRAVVYHQMGEIDKSIDDYTKSCELNPYYPEVYSNRGTLYARQEKWDKAITDYQKAIELVPLFPDPYRNLAIVYYKTKEYKLSLDNINKYLELISDDHADRKQISDMKDELVRLLNK; from the coding sequence ATGATTAAGAGACTCTGCTTTAGTTTAGTCGTTATTTTATTTGCCGCTGTCGCCGCACAGGTTGTTTTTGCAGAGGCTTCCAAGGAGGAAATCGAGGCGTTAACGCCATTTAAGTATGCCATGCGCTCAGACCGCGATATAAACCTGGCTGAGTTTGCACTAATCATTGGCAAAAGCGTTTACCCGGAAACTAAAGTTAAGGAACAGCTCGGTAAAATAGACTGGATGGCGGACGAGATAAAAAAAATATTAGGTAAGACTAATGAGCCTGCGAAGGTTATCGAGGCTATAAACCGTTATCTTTACAAGGAGCAAAAGATGGTCTCCGAATCCATGGGTAAGGATGAGCTGCTTGAGCGCTTTATGCTTCCGAAAGTGCTGGATACCATGAAAGGCAATTGCCTCGGTTCATCCACGCTTTACTGGGCACTGGCTGAGCGTTTTGATTTATCAATGCAGGCGGTGGTTATCCCAAGGCACGTATTTTTGCAATACGCCGACGGCAATGGTATCTCGCACTTTATCGAAGCCACTTCGGATGGCGTTAACGTTCCGAAAGAGGAGTATGTCAAAAAAACGAAGTCCTTAATCGGAGAGGATATCCCGAAGTATTCGATCGGCGATGAGATAAAATTCCGGTTTATTTCCAAACAACAGTTTATCGGACTTATCCTCTATAATCGCGGGATATATTACCTGAAGCGCAAGCAATATGACGAGGGACTGTCCGATTTCAACTGGGCTTTGATCCTCGATCCGGAAAACCACGAGGCTTATAAAAGCCGGGGCGCAATTTACCTGGAAAAGAAGGACGCTTCCAAGGCGTTGGATGATTTCCAGAAAGCGCTGAAGCTGGAACCCAATTGCCCGTCCACTTATTTGAATATCGGGTTGTCCATGGCGATGTTAGACCGGTTGGATGAAGCAATCCGCGATTTTAACGAAGCAATAAGGCTTGCTCCTGATTATGCGGATGCTTATCATAACCGCGGCGCCGCTTACAGCAAGAAAGAGCTTTGGGATAAGGCATTGGATAATTTTAAATCCGCCCTGTCTTTCGCGCCGGATAATGCCAGCGTTTATTATGACCGGGCTGTTGTTTATCATCAAATGGGGGAGATTGATAAATCCATCGATGATTATACAAAAAGCTGCGAATTGAACCCTTACTACCCTGAAGTTTATAGTAACCGCGGGACTCTGTATGCCAGGCAGGAAAAATGGGATAAAGCGATTACGGATTATCAAAAGGCTATTGAGCTGGTTCCCCTATTCCCTGATCCCTATCGTAACCTGGCAATCGTTTATTACAAAACCAAGGAATATAAATTATCGCTGGATAATATCAATAAATACCTTGAGTTGATTTCAGATGACCATGCCGATCGGAAACAAATCAGCGACATGAAGGATGAATTGGTGCGCTTGTTGAATAAATGA
- a CDS encoding glycosyltransferase family 9 protein, whose amino-acid sequence MTDLNFKRILIVRLSALGDVINTFPALAVLRRNFPKSFIAWVVEDKAKDILEGHPDIDKVFVFRRRDWKINLTNPAKFLKMTKDVPEFIKELKAEKFDIALDFQGNLKSGIISYLSGAKVKAGFEKPATREFNHLFSNHKVHLDSLRVNRVAKNLLLLKGLGFDISDYKVNLPVEKNDERYFSEFKKRYMKAGASIVVAHPGVSAFGAYKKWQPENYAVLGDRLIKELKCNFIITGGRGEEGLIKLIASKMKEQPIINYETTPLSKFTALLKKTDLFVGSDTGPLHLANLIGVPVIALFGPKDPVLYGPYAVGKNNNVTIVRKDLPCSPCPKRKCSNPKCMTSITVEDVFNAARRILKND is encoded by the coding sequence ATGACGGATTTGAATTTTAAACGCATATTGATTGTCCGCTTGAGTGCCCTGGGTGACGTGATTAATACCTTCCCGGCACTGGCGGTCTTACGGCGTAATTTTCCAAAGAGCTTTATCGCCTGGGTGGTGGAAGATAAAGCCAAGGATATTTTGGAAGGGCATCCTGATATTGATAAAGTCTTTGTATTTCGGCGACGCGATTGGAAAATAAATTTAACCAACCCCGCTAAATTCCTCAAGATGACCAAAGACGTTCCGGAATTTATCAAGGAACTTAAGGCAGAAAAGTTTGATATCGCGCTGGATTTCCAGGGGAATTTAAAAAGCGGCATTATTTCCTATCTTTCCGGGGCAAAGGTAAAAGCAGGTTTTGAAAAGCCTGCTACCAGGGAGTTTAACCATCTTTTTAGCAACCATAAAGTCCATCTGGATAGCCTGCGTGTCAACCGCGTTGCCAAGAATCTTTTACTGTTGAAAGGGCTTGGGTTTGATATATCCGATTATAAAGTAAATTTGCCTGTTGAAAAGAATGACGAGCGTTACTTCAGTGAATTCAAGAAGCGGTATATGAAGGCCGGAGCATCGATAGTCGTGGCACATCCGGGCGTAAGCGCTTTCGGGGCGTATAAAAAGTGGCAACCGGAAAATTACGCCGTTTTAGGGGACCGTTTGATAAAAGAACTTAAGTGTAATTTTATCATTACCGGCGGGCGGGGTGAAGAGGGACTGATTAAACTTATCGCCTCAAAGATGAAGGAACAGCCGATAATCAATTATGAAACAACACCATTATCTAAATTTACCGCTCTTTTGAAGAAGACGGATTTGTTTGTCGGGAGCGATACAGGTCCCCTTCATTTAGCCAATCTAATCGGGGTGCCGGTGATTGCATTATTCGGACCCAAGGACCCCGTTTTGTATGGCCCTTATGCCGTGGGCAAGAACAATAATGTTACCATAGTCCGTAAGGACTTGCCATGCAGCCCTTGCCCCAAGCGCAAATGCTCAAATCCAAAATGTATGACTTCGATAACCGTGGAAGATGTATTCAACGCGGCGCGCCGTATACTTAAAAATGATTAA